The Halosolutus gelatinilyticus nucleotide sequence GTTCGGGTTGAGGATGCGATCGATCCGCCGCTCCGAGATGGCGGCGAGATCGGTCAGCGCGAGCCGGGCGTACTCCAGCCGGAGCGCGAGCGGTGTCCCGTGGAAGTTCCCGCCCGAGATGACGCCCGCGCGGTCCGTGCCGGAGGCCCGATCGTCGACGCGCTCGGCCGGGAAGACCAGCGGGTTGTCCGTCGCGCTGTTGAGTTCGATCTCGACGCCCTCGCGGAGGTGGGCGAGCGCGTCCAGGACGGCGCCGTGGACCTGCGGGAGACAGCGCAGCGAGTAGGCGTCCTGGACCCGATCGCAGTTCCGGTGGGCCTCCACGACCTCGCTCTCGGCGGTGAGGCGGCGGATCCGCTCGGCGCTCTCGCGCTGGCCCGCGTGCGGGCGGACGTCGTGGATCGCCGGATCGGCCGTCGCCGTCGTCGCCAGCGTCGTCTCGATCGTCAGCGCGCCGGCGGCGTCGGCCCCGCGAGCGAGGCGCTCGCCGTCGACGACGACGAACGCCGCGAGGCCGGTCGTCAACTGCGTCCCGTTGATGAGCGCGAGCCCCTCCTTCGGTGCCAGCGAGAGCGGCTCGCGATCGATCGCGGCGAGCGCCTCTTCACCGGAAACCCGGTGTGTCGTCCCGCTGTCGTCTCCCGTTTTGTCCCCTTCGACGATCGCCTCGCCCTCGCCGATGAGGACGAGGGCCATGTGGGCCAGCGGGGCGAGGTCGCCGCTCGCGCCGAGGCTCCCGCGGGACTTGACGACCGGGCGGACGCCCTCGTTGCACATCGCGACGAGGGTGTCGATGACGTCCTCGCGAACGCCGGAGTATCCCTTGACGAGGGCGTTGATCCGGGCGACCAGCATCGCCCGAACCTCCTCGCGTGCGAGTTCGCGGCCGGCGCCGGCGGCGTGACTGCGAAGGAGGTTGACCTGCAGCTGCTCGATCTCGTCGGTCGGAATCCGCTCGTCGACGAGTTGTCCGAACCCGGTGTTGAGCCCGTAGACGGCTTCGCCGCCGTCAACGACGTCCGCCACCCGTTCTCGCGACTCGCGAACCCGTTCGCGTGCGGACTCGGGGACGCTGACCGGAGCGTCGTCGCGCGCGACCGCGACCACCGCGTCCGGGGTAAGGCTCTCGCCGTCGAGTTCGACGGTCACGGAATCCCTCCGTCGCGACGACGGCGATCGATCGACCGCGCCGGCGTCGGCAGCGCGAATTCGATTCGTCCGGATCGCATCGTGTCGGCGGCGGATCGTCCGAGCGTCCTCGTACCTGTCATATGTTCACCTCGACACGCGCTTTTATCACGGTATCGACGGCGAACGCATCGAACCGATCCCGCCCTCGAGATCGATCGCTCGCGCGGCGATTCGGGTTGCCGCGGAGAGCGCTTCGACGGGCGTACGGCCCGGATCACGATCGAGCTAGCCGCAGCCCCGAGGGCATGTTCCCGCTTCCCACACCGTCACGCGAATCGGATAGTCAGGGTATCTTAAAAGTCGTCCATATGAACCCGAGCGTCGATCACGCCGCCCGGACTCCGATCGATCGAGTATGGCGCAACTGACGCGGTCGCCCGAGGTCGACAGTGGCCGGCCGGAGGTGGACGGTTCGTGGCAGTGAACGTCCCTATCGAAGGCGTCTTCGAGGGAACGAACGGTCGGTACTACACCGGTCGACAGGTCGAGCGGCGCCTCCGGACGGGCGCGTGGATGCCGTGCATTCAACAGCGGAATCCGGATCGGCTACTGGTCGAAGTCGCGGACGGCGCCTTGCTCATGCTCGCGCCGATCGAACCGACCGACCTCCCCTCGTGGACGGAGATCCGAATCGACGGCCGGGGCGCTCGCGTGGTCGACACGCGGCGCCCGATTCCGGAGTGATCGGTTTCTCGACCGGCGGAACCACCGGTCTCGATCGCCCGGTAACGAGCGTCTGCTCTCGGCAGGCTACGTTCGTCGATCGTCGAATTTTCGCACTCTTACGGGTCACGAAACTGTCGTGACGAGCGAATTCGGGCGAGTTTCACACGTTTTCGAGCGATAGAACTATCGCGATGGGCGGCTCCGCACGCTCTCAGAAAATCCGGCGCAGTGGCCCGATCGAAGGGCGAACGTACCGTTCACGTAGCGAAACGGACGTCGGTATCGGAAAGGCGATCCGGCCAACTCGGACGATCCGGCCGATTGCTGACGGCGTCCAGGCCGCGTTCCGACGCGAACCGGCGTCGTCCGCTCGTCACGATCGACACGTCCCGTCGCACCGCCTCTCTCGAACGCTCGATCGGAGACGGTTTCCACCGCGCTCCGCAAACGCTTATCTTCGATCGCCCGTACCCTGCCCGTATGACCGACGGGTTCGGATCGAGCGTCGACCTGCTCGCCGTCCGGTGCGACGCGCTCGGCGGACCGGCCGGCGGCCCGCCGAGCGAGACGCTGCTGGCGGACGTCTGCGCCGAGTTCGATCCGGACCTCGTCTACGTCGTTCGCGACGGGCGGGACGCGCGGGTCGTGGGCCGTCTTCGACGGACGTTCCACGGCCCGATTGTCGATCCCGCCGGTCCGGCGTCGGTTCGCACCGAGACGATCGGCGGCGTGACGATCGCCGTCGCGAGTCGCCTTGCCGATCTCGAGGACGCGATCGGTTCTGGCGCGGCCGGCGCGGAGGACGCGGTAGACGCCGCGTACGTCGTCTGCGATGGGATTGACGCGACGGCCGACGAGGTAGCGTTGGAGGCGACCCTCGACGGCGCGGAGACGATCGCGCGGTACCGATCGCGGTCGCGATCCCGGGCGGAGTCGCCGGCCGAGACGACGTTTCTCACCGGCTCGCTCCCCGCGAGTTACGACCACGTCTGGCGCGCGTCCGTCGACGGTCGGGAGGTCCGCCTCCCGATTCGCGGTCTCGGGCCGATCCCGCGATCGGGCGCGCCCGAACTCGCCCGGCTCACCCTCGCGTCGAACGGGGCCGTCTCGGTCTCCTCCGTGCCGGCCGATCGGTTCGGCCTGCGGGCGCTCGAGGGGGTCGGCCCGACGACGGCGCGACGGCTCCGCGAGGTGGGCTACGACTCTCGCGAGAGGGTCGCCGGCGCGTCGCTCGCCGCCCTCCGATCGGTGCAGGGGATCGGCGACGAGACGGCCTGGACGATCCGCGCGAGCGCCCGATCGCTGGCCGAGGGCCTCGTGATCCGTCGGTCGGCGGAGCCCGTTCCCCCGGTCCGTTCGGACCCGATCTTCGTCGACATCGAAACCGACGGCCTCGCGCCGACGATCGTCTGGCTGATCGGCGTCTACGACTCGCAACGGGGGACCTACGTCGACTTTATCGACACCGATCCCTCGCGCGACGATCCGGGCGCTGCGACGCGATCGTTCGTCGAGTGGTTGGCGGCCGAGTACGATCGGCCCGCCCTCGTGACCTGGAACGGCCACGGGTTCGACTACAAACACCTCGATCGGTTCGTCTCCCGGTACGCGCCCGGTTACCGCGACTACTGGCGGGAGGACGTGCTGAAGTACGACTGCTACGACTGGGCGGTTCGACGCGACAACGCCGTCCTGCCGGGCCGGACGAACAGACTCGAGGACGTCGCCGAAGCGATCGGCGGCCGGCGCGACGGCGCGGCCGCGACACTGGACGGAAAGACGCTCGCGGGGGCGGTCCGGCGGACGATCGAGTCCGATCGCCCGGCCGGGATCGACTGGGAGGCCGCCCGCGCCTACTGTGAGGCCGACGTTCGCGAGTTGGCCGCGGTGTACGACGCGATCGAAGCCGCGGACATCGAACGGGCGACTCCCGTCTCCGGTTCGGGACGGGGGAGCGAACGCGAGAGCGAGGGTGGGACGGCGGAAACGACCCAGACCGGGCTCGGTGATTTCTGAGTATGGACGACGCGCACAGCGAGAGAGAATCGAACGCGGACGAATCGGCACGCGGACTCGAGCTGACGGGGCCGGAACTGCTGGAGACGTACCCGGACCGCCGCTACCGAGGACAACTCGAGGAGCGGATCACGATGCCGGCGCGGGACGCGACTCACGTCGCCGCCGAGTCGGTGCTGCCGCCCGAGCTCGCGGCGAAACTCGAGTTCGATCCGTGGAGTCACCAGGCGTCGGCGCTTTCCGCGCTCGCGGCCGGCGAGAACGTCTGCGTCGCCACCTCGACCTCGTCGGGGAAGACGCTCGTGTACGCGCTCCACGTCGCCCGCCGCTTCCTCGAGAATCCCGAGGTCCGGGCGCTGCTGGTCTATCCGACGAAGGCGCTCAGTCGCGACCAGGAGCGCGAACTCAACGAACTGCTCCGGGGGACGCTCGATCTGGACGTCTCGATCGGCGTCTACGACGGCGATACGAAGGCCGAGGAGAAGCGCCGGATCCGCGAGGAGGCGAACGTCGTCATCACGAACTTTGCGGGGTTGAATCACTACCTGGAAGGCCACCACCGCTGGGCGAACTTCCACGCGAACTGCGATCTGATCGTCGTCGACGAGGCACACGGCTGGACCGGACTCAGCGGGATGCACGCCGCGTGGATCCTCAGGCGCGCACGCCGGATCGCCGACTGGTACGGCGGCGACCCGCAGTACGTGCTGACCACGGCGACGATCGGCAACCCCGCGGAACACGCCGAGGCGCTGACGGGCGAGCCGGCGACGGTGATCGACGAGGACGGCTCGCCGCGCGGCCGGCGCGACCTCCTGTTCTGGAACCCGCCGACCGACGACCGCGGCGGCGAAAACGCCGGGAGCGATCCCGGCCAGGACGCCTGGAACGAGTTCTCGAAGCGGCCGGCGACCGTCGAGGCCCCGGAGGTCTGGGCGCACCTGTGTTACCACGGCGTGTCGTCGCTGCTGTTCTGCGGCTCCCGGAAGGGGACCGAACTGGCCGTCGATCGCGCCGAGTCGTTCCTCGCCGACGACCGACGAACCTATTCCGGGAGCGCCGACTTCGCGCCGTACAACGCGGGCCACGGGAAGCGATCGCGTCGCGCGACCGAGGGCCGGCTCAAAGACGGCCGACTCGACGGCGTCGCGACGACGAGCGCGCTCGAGGTCGGCATCAACGTCGGGGGGGTCGACGGCACCGTTCTGCAGGGATATCCCGGCTCCCGGCAGTCGTTCTGGCAGCGGATCGGCCGCTCCGGTCGCGACGAGCGCGACGCCCTTTCGGTGTTCGTCCCCAGCCACGCCACGCTCGACCAGTACGTGCTCCGCCATCCGGAGTACGTCCTCGAGGAGGAGCACGAGCGCGCCGTCGTCGACCTCGAGAACAATCCCGTCTACCGCCGGCACGTCAACTGCGCGGCCCAGGAACTCCCGCTCACCGAAGCCGACGCCGATCGGTTCGGCGGTCTCGACAGGCTCGAACGCGCCGTGGAGTTCGGGCGCCGACTGGGCGAACTCGAGGGATCGCTCGCCGGCGGCGTGACCTACGCCCACCGCGATCGCCCTCAGGACGCGGTGAGCCTCTACGCCTCGGGCGGGAACGCGTTCGAGGTGCGGCTGGCCGGCGACGGCGCGATCGACCATCAGCCGATCGGACGCGATCGGGCCTACCGGGACTACCACGAGGGCGCGATCGTCCGGTTCCAGGGGGACCAGTACGAGGTCGTCGCGCTGCGAGAGGACGGTCCGCAGCCGTACGTCGAACTCCGTCGGGTCGACGCGGACTACTACACCCAGTCGCAGGGCCGGGTGACGATCTACGATACGACGGTCCGCGAATCGCGCGAGGTGGGACCGTTCCGGCTCAACTACGGCTACGGGACGGTGACGATCCACTACGGGACGTACATGCGCCGCGAGATCGGTTCGGGGGACGTCCGCGCCGTCGGCCTCGAAACCGGCGTGCCGCCGCTCGAGATGCGGACGCAGCTGTGCTGGGCCGAGGTCCCGGCCGACGTCGAACGCGCGGTTCGCGCGGCCCACAGCGGATACCACAACGCGGAGTGCGAGGGGATCCCGCCCAGACTGCACGGCTACCTCGGCGGCATTCACGCCGTCGAACACGCGATGATCGCCGTCGCGCCGCTGGAGTTGAACGTCGACGCGGCCGACCTCGGCGGCCTCGCGACCAACCGGCTGCCCGAAACCCCCGACCGCAGCGGCTGGTTCCTCTACGACGCGGTCGAGGGCGGTGTGGGCTTTTCCCGGCGGATCTACGACGAGTACGAGGCCGTCGCCCGGCGCGCTCGCGAGCTGATGGTCGACTGCCCCTGCGGCCGCGACGAGGGCTGTCCGGCCTGCCTGATGGACGATCGGTGCGGCAACGACAACAGGCCACTTTACGCGCCGGCCGCGACGGACGCGATCGACGCCCTGCTCGGCGCGGCGACGGCGGACGAGATCGCCGCCGACGCGACGATCGACGACGAGCGACGACCGCCGGCGTCGATCTCGTAGCCGCGTCCGCGCTTCGCCCCGCGGCGTTCCCGTCGCCGGTCACTCCTCGTCCGACGGCAGTTCGTCGGGCTCGACCTCGCCGTCGAGGTACTTCTCGCCGAGGTCGGTGATGTCGTACATTCCCATTCCGTGTTTCGTCAGGAGGCCGTGATCGACGAGGACGCGACACCGATAGGCGACGTCCGGCGCGCGGAGGGCAACGTCCTCGGCGACGTGATCGGGCGTGAAGACGTCGTCGTCCCGCATCAGTTCGAGAATCTCCTCGTCTCCCGGTTCCATCCACTCGGGGGTCCGATCGGTCATAGTCTCCTCTTTCTGCTGGAATACCGTGTTTGTGTCGACTGCCGACCCGGATCTGGGGTCGGCACGTCGCGGCCGACCGATCAGCCGTCGAGAAACCCGAGCTCTCGGGCGATCAGATCGGCGATGTGGTCCGCGACGTCCGGGTCGACTTGCGCGACGTCGTCGCCGTCGTGGCGATGGTCGTTGTGTCGCTCGATCGTCTCGGCGAGCTCCGCCAGCGGAACGCGGGAGGCGGTATCGCACTCGGAACAGACGATCGGGACCAGCGGATCGTTCTCGTCGGCCTCTGATGGCGGCGCCATTTTGCGGGAATCTCGCGGGGATCGTCAAAATGTCGTCGGTTCGACCGGCATCGTCGACGGTAGTGTCGGCCAGCAGTATTATTAGTCCGTGCTCGAATCCTCAAGTAGACGGGGTGGACGCGACCGTCTATCGGCGGGTTCGACCCCCGCAATCCCCGTCTCGCTGTCGGTCGGGCGCTCCGCGATTCCCGATCCAGTGCCCCGTTCCCTGTCTTCTACGGCCCGGTAGGCTCGATCGCGGTACCGGTGTGGCTCATCGACGTCTCCCGAGGAGCGCGGCGATCGTCAGCGCGACGAGCGCAGCGAGGACGCCCATTCCGGGCAGTCCGTCGTTCTGGCTGCCGTCCGACTCCGCGTCGGAGTCGTTATCGTCGGTTTCTCCGTCGCTCTCGTTGGCAGTTCCGTCGTCGTCACTCGCCGGATCGGTCTGGTTTCCGTTGCGATCGAGCTGCAGGACGGCGACGACCTGCCCGTGCGACGCGTTCGGTTCGTACGTCCAGCTTCCGCCCACTTCCTCGTACGATTCCGCTGCCTCGATCGGGTCGATGCCGGTGTCCCAGCCGTCGCCGCCCGGTTGCTGCTCGATGTAGCCGACGACGTCGATCTCGTCGGCGTGCTCGCCCTGGACGCTGGCCTGGCCGTACTTGATCGTGATGTCCTCGGGGTGGCCGTGCATCTCGATACAGTGAGAATCCATGTAGCCGTCGCCTTGGATCACGTTCGGATCAGTGCCGAACTGGTCAGCGTCGAGCGGCCGCTCGTAGTTGTCGGTCAGCGGGAGGTCGACGACCATCGGGTCCGCCTGGGAGTGCCACGACAGGTTGTCGCCCGTCGGGATGACCACGCTCGTGTTCGGAACGGTCTCCCCGACGATCGGGTCGCCGGCTTCGTTGAGCAGCGTCACGCAGATCTTCCCGGAGCCCTCGCCGAGGTAGGGATTGCGGTACTCGTCGCGCGGGTTGACGTAACTGATCCAGTCGCCGTTGGGGTCGGTTGCCTCGTAGTACTTGTCCCCGCGTTCCGGGGCGGACTCGACGTACGCCTCCTCCGAAACGTTGTCCGACTGCGCCGCGATCGCGTTCTGCGGCGACGCGGCCGCCTGGGATGCGGTCGCGGCGCCGTCGACGGTTGCGGTGCCGGCGGCCGCTCCGACGACGCCCGGCGTGAGGAGTCCGAGGGCGACGACGAACGCGGCGATCGCTGCGCCGCAGCGAGCGATCGTCGCCCGATCGTTCGGAATCGATGACTGTCGTGATCGCGTACTGATCATCGGTCCACCGGTTCCGGGTCTTCCGAATAGACTATGCGCCGCCTACCGGACGATAGGCTCCGATTACTCGCGGCGTTCGTCGGAGTAGCCGCCGACTATCGGTTCGGGAGGGACCGCCAACCGGGACCGACGCTCGCCGTCGCGGGCTTGCTTGGACACGCCGAACCGACTTTCCGAGTCGGATCGAACGTCCGTCGATGCGCTTTCGGCTAGATCCCAGCGAGAGTCGGCTGTCGGACGGCGTCCGAGGTGAACCGGCGGGGACCAGCACGGAACGATACGCCCGAGACGCGATCCTCGCGATCGGCGTCGCCGCCGTCGCGTACGCGATCGTCCGGCGGTTCGCATCCGAATCCGACGACGAGGCGTCGCAGACGCGCGATCGGGCTGCTGACGCGCAGTCCGCGGGCGAACGGATCCCGATCGGCGACTCGGGAGAGACGGCTGCCGAGACGACCGACGAACCGGTCGCCGACGAGGAGACGGCCGCCGAGCTGACGGACGAGGAGCGATCGCCCGAGGAGCTCGAGGAGCTGGCGGCGTCCGACGTGCAGGACGAACCCGCGGAACCGGGGGAGATGGCGATCGACGAGGAGCTCGCCGACGAACTGGTCGACCAGGGCGATGCCGGCGGCGGGAACGGCCGATCGGCCGACGAACCGTCCGGCGGATCGACCGACGATCGGGCAGCCGAATCGGACGACGAGTAGACGGCCGACGGGTCACGCGCCGAGGAGTGACGCGATCGTGCCGGGAACGTGGCGCTTATCCGCCGCTCGCCCCTAGAGCCGCCGATGACCGACGGGGACGTCGCGGCCTTCACGCACCTCGGATCGACGGTTCGCGGGGCGCTCTCCGAACGCGGGTTTTCGACGCCGACCGCGCCGCAGCGACTGGCGATTCCGCCGCTGGCGGCCGGCGAGAACACGCTCGTGATCGCGCCCACCGGGAGCGGCAAGACCGAGACGGCGATGCTGCCGGTGTTCGACCACCTCGTCGCCGACCCGCCGGAGGGGTTCGGCGCGCTCTACGTCACGCCGCTGCGCGCGCTCAACCGCGATATGCGCGAGCGCCTGGAGTGGTGGGGCGACTACCTCGACCTCGATGTCGACGTCCGTCACGGCGACACGACCCAGTACCGGCGGGGCAAACAGGCCGAGAATCCGCCGGACGTGCTGGTCACGACGCCCGAAACCCTGCAGGCGATGCTCACCGGTGACCGTCTCCGCGAGGCGCTCCCGGACGTCTCGCACGTCGTGATCGACGAGGTCCACGAACTCGCGGCGTCGAAACGCGGCGCGCAACTCGCCGTCGGCCTCGAGCGTCTCCGGGACATCGCGGGCGGCTTCCAGCGGATCGGCCTCTCCGCGACGGTCGGCGATCCGGGCGAGGTCGCGAACTTCCTCACCGGCGGCCGGGCCTGCGAGATCCGCGAGATCGACGTCGGGAGCAACGTCGACGTCGCCGTGTGCCGCCCGGAGATCACCGACGAGGACGAGACGCTGGCGGGAAAGCTCATGACCGACGCCTCGACGGCGAGCCACGTCCGCCTCATTCGCGATCTGGTCGATCGGCACGAGTCGACGCTCATCTTCGTCAACACCCGGCAGACGGCGGAAGCCCTCGGCTCGCGCTTTACCGAACTGGACCTCCCGATCGGCGTCCACCACGGCTCGCTCTCGAAGGAGGCCCGGATCGACGTCGAGGACCGGTTCAAGGCCGGCGAGTTGGACGCGCTCCTCTGTACCTCCTCGATGGAACTCGGCATCGACGTCGGCCGCGTCGATCACGTGATCCAGTACCAGAGTCCGCGGCAGGTTACCCGACTCCTGCAGCGGATCGGCCGCGCGGGCCACCGCCAGGACGAAGTTTCGAGCGGGACGATCGTGTCGACCCGGCCCGACGATACGTTCGAGGCGCTGGCGATCGCGCGCCGCGCCCGCGAGGGCGAGGTCGAGCCCGCGGCGATCCACGAGGGGAGCTTGGACGTCGTCGCGAACCAGCTGCCGGCGATCGTCCAGAGCCGCGGCGCGACCCGCGTCGGCGAGGCCGTGGAGACGATCACCCGGGCCTACCCCTTCCAGGACGTTTCCGAGGAGACGATCCGCGAGATCCTGTCGGAACTCCACCGGAACCGGATCGTCTGGTTCGACGAGAGCGCCGATCGGCTCGAGACGACCGGCGGCACCTGGCAGTACGTCTACGCGAACCTCTCGATGATCCCCGACGAGGAGACCTACGAGGTCAACGACATCGCCTCGGGCACCCGAATCGGCACCTTGGACGAGCGGTTCGTCGTCAACTTCGCCCAGCCCGGCGAGGTGTTCGTCCAGCGCGGCGAGATGTGGCGAATCGCCGAGATCGACGACGACGAGGCGACCGTCAAGGTGAGTCCGATCGAGGACCCCGCCGGCGAAGTGCCGTCGTGGATCGGCCAGGAGATCCCCGTCCCGCTCGCGGTCGCGAGCGAGGTCGGCGAGATTCGGGGGGTCGCCGAACCGCAACTCCGGTCGGGGGCCGACGCCGCGTCGGTCGGCCGGGATCTGGCCCGCCGCTATCCGGCCGACGAGTACACGCTCGCGGACGCCTGCGAGCAACTCGAGCGCCAGGTCGACGCCGAGGTCGCGATGCCGACCGACGAGCGCCTCGTGCTCGAGCGGCGGGGCCGAACCGTCGTCCTGAACGCGTGTTTCGGTCACAAGACGAACGAGACGCTCGGACGCGTGCTCTCGGCGCTGCTCGGCCAGCGCGCCGGCAGTTCGGTCGGGCTGGAGATCGATCCCTACCGGATCGAACTCGAGGTGCCGAG carries:
- a CDS encoding ribonuclease H-like domain-containing protein codes for the protein MTDGFGSSVDLLAVRCDALGGPAGGPPSETLLADVCAEFDPDLVYVVRDGRDARVVGRLRRTFHGPIVDPAGPASVRTETIGGVTIAVASRLADLEDAIGSGAAGAEDAVDAAYVVCDGIDATADEVALEATLDGAETIARYRSRSRSRAESPAETTFLTGSLPASYDHVWRASVDGREVRLPIRGLGPIPRSGAPELARLTLASNGAVSVSSVPADRFGLRALEGVGPTTARRLREVGYDSRERVAGASLAALRSVQGIGDETAWTIRASARSLAEGLVIRRSAEPVPPVRSDPIFVDIETDGLAPTIVWLIGVYDSQRGTYVDFIDTDPSRDDPGAATRSFVEWLAAEYDRPALVTWNGHGFDYKHLDRFVSRYAPGYRDYWREDVLKYDCYDWAVRRDNAVLPGRTNRLEDVAEAIGGRRDGAAATLDGKTLAGAVRRTIESDRPAGIDWEAARAYCEADVRELAAVYDAIEAADIERATPVSGSGRGSERESEGGTAETTQTGLGDF
- a CDS encoding DEAD/DEAH box helicase, coding for MDDAHSERESNADESARGLELTGPELLETYPDRRYRGQLEERITMPARDATHVAAESVLPPELAAKLEFDPWSHQASALSALAAGENVCVATSTSSGKTLVYALHVARRFLENPEVRALLVYPTKALSRDQERELNELLRGTLDLDVSIGVYDGDTKAEEKRRIREEANVVITNFAGLNHYLEGHHRWANFHANCDLIVVDEAHGWTGLSGMHAAWILRRARRIADWYGGDPQYVLTTATIGNPAEHAEALTGEPATVIDEDGSPRGRRDLLFWNPPTDDRGGENAGSDPGQDAWNEFSKRPATVEAPEVWAHLCYHGVSSLLFCGSRKGTELAVDRAESFLADDRRTYSGSADFAPYNAGHGKRSRRATEGRLKDGRLDGVATTSALEVGINVGGVDGTVLQGYPGSRQSFWQRIGRSGRDERDALSVFVPSHATLDQYVLRHPEYVLEEEHERAVVDLENNPVYRRHVNCAAQELPLTEADADRFGGLDRLERAVEFGRRLGELEGSLAGGVTYAHRDRPQDAVSLYASGGNAFEVRLAGDGAIDHQPIGRDRAYRDYHEGAIVRFQGDQYEVVALREDGPQPYVELRRVDADYYTQSQGRVTIYDTTVRESREVGPFRLNYGYGTVTIHYGTYMRREIGSGDVRAVGLETGVPPLEMRTQLCWAEVPADVERAVRAAHSGYHNAECEGIPPRLHGYLGGIHAVEHAMIAVAPLELNVDAADLGGLATNRLPETPDRSGWFLYDAVEGGVGFSRRIYDEYEAVARRARELMVDCPCGRDEGCPACLMDDRCGNDNRPLYAPAATDAIDALLGAATADEIAADATIDDERRPPASIS
- a CDS encoding DEAD/DEAH box helicase, with translation MTDGDVAAFTHLGSTVRGALSERGFSTPTAPQRLAIPPLAAGENTLVIAPTGSGKTETAMLPVFDHLVADPPEGFGALYVTPLRALNRDMRERLEWWGDYLDLDVDVRHGDTTQYRRGKQAENPPDVLVTTPETLQAMLTGDRLREALPDVSHVVIDEVHELAASKRGAQLAVGLERLRDIAGGFQRIGLSATVGDPGEVANFLTGGRACEIREIDVGSNVDVAVCRPEITDEDETLAGKLMTDASTASHVRLIRDLVDRHESTLIFVNTRQTAEALGSRFTELDLPIGVHHGSLSKEARIDVEDRFKAGELDALLCTSSMELGIDVGRVDHVIQYQSPRQVTRLLQRIGRAGHRQDEVSSGTIVSTRPDDTFEALAIARRAREGEVEPAAIHEGSLDVVANQLPAIVQSRGATRVGEAVETITRAYPFQDVSEETIREILSELHRNRIVWFDESADRLETTGGTWQYVYANLSMIPDEETYEVNDIASGTRIGTLDERFVVNFAQPGEVFVQRGEMWRIAEIDDDEATVKVSPIEDPAGEVPSWIGQEIPVPLAVASEVGEIRGVAEPQLRSGADAASVGRDLARRYPADEYTLADACEQLERQVDAEVAMPTDERLVLERRGRTVVLNACFGHKTNETLGRVLSALLGQRAGSSVGLEIDPYRIELEVPSSIATSDIVDVLRETDPDHVEAIVELGLKRSDALAFRLSQVSAKFGALKRWQGSGRLSNSRLLSALEDTPMYREAIREVFHEDLDVEGARRVLHSVQGGELELVTERGRTPIGRGGRSSGKELLAPENADASVIQTVRERIRNDRVILLCTHCKEWKVKTKVKRVPDQPKCPECGSTRIASLNPWADEVVQAVRAEEKDEEQERMTERAFRAASLVQSHGKQAVIAMAARGVGPHNAARIISKLRENEDDFYRDILSTEREYARTQSFWD
- a CDS encoding PGF-CTERM sorting domain-containing protein, with product MISTRSRQSSIPNDRATIARCGAAIAAFVVALGLLTPGVVGAAAGTATVDGAATASQAAASPQNAIAAQSDNVSEEAYVESAPERGDKYYEATDPNGDWISYVNPRDEYRNPYLGEGSGKICVTLLNEAGDPIVGETVPNTSVVIPTGDNLSWHSQADPMVVDLPLTDNYERPLDADQFGTDPNVIQGDGYMDSHCIEMHGHPEDITIKYGQASVQGEHADEIDVVGYIEQQPGGDGWDTGIDPIEAAESYEEVGGSWTYEPNASHGQVVAVLQLDRNGNQTDPASDDDGTANESDGETDDNDSDAESDGSQNDGLPGMGVLAALVALTIAALLGRRR
- the hutH gene encoding histidine ammonia-lyase produces the protein MTVELDGESLTPDAVVAVARDDAPVSVPESARERVRESRERVADVVDGGEAVYGLNTGFGQLVDERIPTDEIEQLQVNLLRSHAAGAGRELAREEVRAMLVARINALVKGYSGVREDVIDTLVAMCNEGVRPVVKSRGSLGASGDLAPLAHMALVLIGEGEAIVEGDKTGDDSGTTHRVSGEEALAAIDREPLSLAPKEGLALINGTQLTTGLAAFVVVDGERLARGADAAGALTIETTLATTATADPAIHDVRPHAGQRESAERIRRLTAESEVVEAHRNCDRVQDAYSLRCLPQVHGAVLDALAHLREGVEIELNSATDNPLVFPAERVDDRASGTDRAGVISGGNFHGTPLALRLEYARLALTDLAAISERRIDRILNPNLQEPHLPPFLARDGGVESGYMIAQYTAAALLNELRSIGPASTDNTPVSGGQEDHVSMSAQSALHARTAIDNATQIVAAELVCATEAAEYAADAFAADDLELGVGTEAVRSLVRTVVAPLETDRPVHTDVEAVATLLADGLVDTATDRAIDDAGSD